Below is a window of Streptomyces sp. NBC_01429 DNA.
CGGATTCTGTGTCGCGGCGACGAGGAAGGGATCGGGCAGCGGGCGCGCTGTCCCGTCGACCGTGACCTGGCGTTCCTCCATCGCCTCCAGAAGCGATGACTGGGTCTTGGGCGGCGTGCGGTTGATCTCGTCCGCCAGCAGCAGGTTGGTGAAGACCGGGCCGGGCTGGAAGGAGAACTCCGCGGTGCGGGCGTCGTAGACGAGTGACCCGGTGATGTCACTCGGCATCAGGTCGGGGGTGAACTGGACGCGCTTGGTGTCGAGTTCGAGGGATGCGGCCAGCGCACGTACGAGAAGGGTCTTCGCGACGCCGGGGACTCCTTCGAGTAGGACATGGCCGCGGCAGAGAAGGGCGACGACCAGCCCGGTGACGGCGGGGTCCTGGCCGACCACCGCCTTCGCGATTTCGGCGCGCAGGGCTTCCAGGGAAGCGCGGGCGCTGTCCGCGTTCCCGGCGGTCGTGGAATTCCCGGCGTTCTGTGCGGTCGGGGCACTCATGAGGTGCGTACCTCTCTTTCGAGGGCGTCGAGTTGGTCCGCCAGGCGGACGAGAGCGGAGTCGTCGGCCGGCGCCGGGCCGAAGAGCAGGAAGCTCGGGTCCAGTGCGGTGGAGGGGATCCGGGCGGAGACCGGTGGGATCAGGGTTTCGGGAGCGTGCGCTTCCTTGGGAGGTACGCCGAGGAGGGAGGCGAGACGGTCGCGGGTGGCCGAGCGCAGGGCGGACGCGGCGTGATCCCGGGCGTTCGTCTTGCGGTAGAGACGGGCGCGGCCCTCGGCGGACTCGGATGCCCTGGTGGCCACGGGAAGGCGCTCGGGTACCAGAGGGCCCAGCCTGCGGGCACGCCAGACGGCGGCGAGCACCGCGGCGAGGAAGAGCTGGAAGGTGCCCCAGAGCCAGCCGGAAGGGATCAGATCGAGGAAGTCGTCGCCGCCGTCTTCGCCGCTGTCACGTCCGTCGGAGGCGGAGGGATCGCTGAGTGAGGGGAGGTACCAGACGAGATGGGGTCGGGAACCGAGCAGTTGAAGGGCCAGCGACGCGTTGCCCTCGTGGTCGAGGCGGTCGTTGAGGAGGATGTCGGGGGAGCCCAGCAGGATCGTGTCGCCCGCGTCCGGCTCACTCAGCCGGAGGAGGGACGGAATGCCGTCGGCCGGGTAGCAGGCGTCGTTGTCGAGCGCGTCGGTGACGTAGCGCTCCCCGCCGATGTCGGCCTTGCCGGCTCGCGCGGCGGCGGGCAGGGTGCACTGGGGAGCCCGTGCGGCGACCGGTGCGGGGGCGACGGTGCGGACGCCGGGTGCGAGTGTGCCGACGGAGGGGATACCGGGGCCGAGCAGGACGGTGCGGCCGGCCGCGGGCGCCGTCGCGGCGCGCAGCACCCGCTGTTGGTGGGGAGTCAGCAGATCCGGGTCCGTGACCAGGAGCGTCGTGTCGGGGCCGGTCGCGGCGGCGGCCCTGTCCAGTGTGGTGACCACGTCGATGGTGACGCCGCTGCTTTTGAGCAGTTCGGCGACGGCGCGGCTGCCGGACCGGTCGGCGGAGCGGGGGTCGAGGTGTCCGTGCTGATCGCCGGAGCGGAGGGCGGCCAGGGTGACGCCGGCGGCCAGAAGGAGGACGAGGGCGAGCAGCAGCCCGCGGCTGCGGTTCCAGATCTGACGGGAGGTCGGGGAGAGCGAGGTGGGGCTGATCGTGGAGGTCACTCGGCAGGTCCTCCGGGTACGGCGCTTAGCTGGGGTTTCGCGCGTTCCAGGTCGAGATCGAGATCGTGCAGCCGCTGGTATGCCCGCTGGTCCCCGGTGCGTCCGCCGTATGTGACGTCGTCGAACTCCCGGGCGGCGGTGCGCAGTCGGTCCGCGTGGTCGGGGAGGGGGCGGGCGGCCTCGGCGGCGGCCTCGTCGGCGGTGCGGCCGGGGCGCGGGTCGAGGAGGGCCCGTTCCTCCAGGGAGCGGACGATCGCGCGCATCCGTTCCTGGACGGCTTCGGTCCAGCGTGCGGCGGCGGCGTGCTCCTCGGCGGTGGCGCGGTGTTCGTCGGCGCTGCGCGGGCCTTCGTCGAAGAGGTGTCCCGGTCCGTCGGAGACGCGACGGGGGGAGCCCAGCCGCCACCAGAGGGCGGCGAGGAGTGCTACGACGATCAGTGCGATGACGACGAGGCCGAGCGGGCCGCCGGGGGCCGCGCCGGAGGCCGAGTCGAGGAGTCTGCCGAGCCATTCCCACAGGGTGTTCATCGCGCGGGACAGGAGGTTCGGGTCGTTCTCGTGGTACATCGGTTTGGACAGCTCCCGCTCCGCCGCCTCGCGGGCGGGGAGACGGGGAGTGTCCAACGGTATGTCGCCGCTCGCGCGGATCAGCAGTGCGTGCGCTCCCCCCGGTATGGGCACCGTGTCAGCCCCTGGGGGTGCCGTCGCCGGATACACCCGCGGCCCGGGCCAGTTCGAGGTCGAGGGCCTCGCGCCGGATGCGCTGGTCCACGTAGAGGAGGACGCTGACGCCGGCGGAGATCGGGTAGGTGATCGTCGTGGCGATCACGGCGCCGATGCCGGTGATGATCAGGAAGGGCCAGCCGAAGTCCGGGGCGTCGCCGGAGAGCAGACCGTCGAGGACGGAGCCGTCCACCGCCATCGCGATGACGCTGAACGGGAGGGCGATGACCAGCGAGATGAACATGACCAGCAGGACGGTCAGGGACTGGATGCCGAAGATGCGCCACCAGGATCCGCTCACGAGCTTCGCGGAGCGGCGCAACGCGGTCAGCACGCCCTGGCGCTCCAGCATGAGAGCGGGGGAGGCGAGGCTGAGGCGGACCATCAGCCAGATGATCGCGACGACGGCGGCCATCGCGCCGAGGAGGGCCAGTACGGCTCCTCCCGCCGATCCCACCAGCAGACCGGGGAGGATGCCGACGGTGATGAGGACGACGCTGATGAGCGGCACCAGCAGGGTGAGCCCGAGCAGTTGGAGGAGCCGGGGCCGGGCCTCGTTCCAGGCTTCGGAGAGCGTGACGGGGCGTCCGAGCACAGAGCGGCTGATCACCACGGTGAGTACCGCCGTGACGAAGATGGTGCCGATGATCGTGATGATGAGCGAGGGCGCCTGGGCGAGGAGACTCGACTGCGTCGATTCCGCTGTCTGCCGGAGGACTTCCGACGCGGTCGCGTTCGGATCGATCGCGGCGGGCTGCGGGATGAGGTAGCGCTGCACGAGTATCTCGCCGATCTGCGAGATGACGGCGACGACGAGGCTGACGCTGAGCACCGTGCGCCAGTGCGTGCGCATGGTGGACACGGCGCCGTCGAGGATCTCGCCGACGCTGAGCGGGCGGAGCGGGATCACGCCCGGCTTGGCGGCGGGCGGCTTGCCCCAGCCGCCGCCCGGTCCGCCGCCGGGGCCCGCGTTGCCCCAGCCGGGAGCCGGCCGGGGCGGAGCGCCGGGGCCGGTGGCCGGGGTGCTCGGCGCGGACCATTGCCCGGCCGGCGGCTGGGACGCGGACCACTTGGAGGCGGTGTCGTCGGCGGGTGCGGCCGGTCCGGGCACAGTGGCGTCCTGGCCGTCGGACGGGGCGGATCCGGGCGAGGCCCAGCCCGGCGTGTCGTTCACGGTCGTCCACCTCGTGGATTGGTTGCGGAATCGGCTCGGCGAGCCGGTTCTCCAGCGGTGCCCGGCCGCGGAGCGGGGCGGCGGGCTGGCAGCCATCGTGCCACGCGCGGCTCCCGGGCGGACCGGTGCCCGTATCCCCTTCCGCCCTGGAAGCGGGCCTTCTCCGGCCGTGCGACAGCGGGCAGACTGGGCGGATGGCTGATCAGCACGCACAAACCCCGGTCGGCGCCGGGCTGCCCATGCTTCCTTCCCTCCGCTGGGACGAGCCGCCCGAGGGCCCCGTACTGGTGCTCCTCGACCAGACCAGGCTGCCGGTCGAGGAAGCCGAGCTGGTCTGCACGGACGTGCCCGCGCTGGTGGTGGCGATCCGCACGCTCGCGGTGCGCGGGGCGCCGCTGCTGGGGATCGCGGGCGCCTACGGGGTGGCGCTGGCGGCGGCGCGCGGCTTCGACGTGGAGGACGCTGCCGAGCAGCTGGCGGGGGCGCGGCCCACCGCGGTGAACCTCGGCTACGGGGTGCGGCGAGCGCGGGACGCCCATCGGGCCGCGCTCGCGCTGGGGAGCGATCCGGAGCGGGCGGCGGCCGCGACGCTCGCCGAGGCGAGGGAGCTGCACCGGGAGGACGCCGAGGCCAGTACGCGGATGGCGGCGTTCGGGCTCGCGCTCCTCGATGAGCTGCTGCCGGGTGGCGGGCACCGGATTCTGACCCACTGCAACACCGGGGCGCTCGTCTCGGGCGGGGAGGGCACCGCGTTCGCCGTGGCGCTGTCGGCCCACCGGGCCGGCCGGTTGCGGCGGCTGTGGGTGGACGAGACCCGTCCGCTCCTCCAGGGGGCGCGGCTGACGGCGTACGAGGCGGCCCGGAACGGGATGGCGTACACCTTGCTCACGGACAACGCGGCGGGTTCGCTCCTCGCGTCGGGGGAGGTGGATGCCGTCCTGATCGGGGCGGACCGGATCGCCGCCGACGGCTCCGTGGCCAACAAGGTGGGAAGTTATCCGCTCGCGGTGCTCGCCAAGTACCACCACGTGCCGTTCGTGGTGGTCGCGCCCACGACGACGATCGACCTGGCGACCCGGGACGGTGCGTCGATCGAGGTGGAGCAGCGGCCGGGGCACGAGGTGACGGAGCTCACGGCGCCGCAGGTCGTCGTGGCGGGAGTGGAGGCGGGGGGCGGGATGCCGGTGGCGCCGCTCGGAACGCAGGCGTACAACCCGGCCTTCGATGTCACGCCTCCGGAACTGGTGACGGCGATCGTCACCGAATACGGGGTGCTGTCCCCGGTGACCGGGGACGGGATCGCGGAGTTGTGTGTCAGGTCGGGCCAGGTGGCGGCCGGCTAGCCGGATGTGGCCGCTCGCCGCACCGTGCCCGGGGTGACGGAAGACGGCAGGGCGGCCGGGGTGGCTATGGTTCGGTGTCGGAGCTGTGGTCGACAAGGCGAGGGTGTGACATCAGTGCGTGACATCAGCGGCAGCGGACAGCGACGGTCGCTCACGGATGTCGGCCCAGATCGCCGCCGGTCAGTGACCGAGATCACGCGTGTCTATGCAACGGAAACGAAAATGGGATGATGTCGATATGAAGGGACGCGTCCTTGTCGTCGATGACGACACCGCACTGGCCGAGATGCTCGGCATTGTGTTGCGTGGTGAGGGTTTCGAGCCGTCGTTCGTAGCGGACGGTGACAAGGCACTGGCTGCCTTCCGTGAGGCCAAGCCTGATCTGGTGCTGCTGGATCTCATGCTGCCCGGCCGGGACGGTATCGAGGTGTGCCGGCTGATCAGGGCCGAGTCCGGGGTGCCCATCGTGATGCTCACGGCCAAGAGCGACACGGTGGATGTGGTGGTGGGGCTGGAGTCCGGCGCCGACGACTACATCGTCAAGCCGTTCAAGCCCAAGGAGCTGGTGGCCCGGATCAGGGCACGGCTGCGCAGGTCGGAGGAGCCGGCGCCGGAGCAGTTGACGATCGGTGATCTGGTCATCGACGTGGCCGGTCACTCCGTGAAGCGGGAGGG
It encodes the following:
- a CDS encoding DUF4350 domain-containing protein, giving the protein MTSTISPTSLSPTSRQIWNRSRGLLLALVLLLAAGVTLAALRSGDQHGHLDPRSADRSGSRAVAELLKSSGVTIDVVTTLDRAAAATGPDTTLLVTDPDLLTPHQQRVLRAATAPAAGRTVLLGPGIPSVGTLAPGVRTVAPAPVAARAPQCTLPAAARAGKADIGGERYVTDALDNDACYPADGIPSLLRLSEPDAGDTILLGSPDILLNDRLDHEGNASLALQLLGSRPHLVWYLPSLSDPSASDGRDSGEDGGDDFLDLIPSGWLWGTFQLFLAAVLAAVWRARRLGPLVPERLPVATRASESAEGRARLYRKTNARDHAASALRSATRDRLASLLGVPPKEAHAPETLIPPVSARIPSTALDPSFLLFGPAPADDSALVRLADQLDALEREVRTS
- a CDS encoding DUF4129 domain-containing protein, with translation MPIPGGAHALLIRASGDIPLDTPRLPAREAAERELSKPMYHENDPNLLSRAMNTLWEWLGRLLDSASGAAPGGPLGLVVIALIVVALLAALWWRLGSPRRVSDGPGHLFDEGPRSADEHRATAEEHAAAARWTEAVQERMRAIVRSLEERALLDPRPGRTADEAAAEAARPLPDHADRLRTAAREFDDVTYGGRTGDQRAYQRLHDLDLDLERAKPQLSAVPGGPAE
- a CDS encoding DUF7544 domain-containing protein, whose translation is MNDTPGWASPGSAPSDGQDATVPGPAAPADDTASKWSASQPPAGQWSAPSTPATGPGAPPRPAPGWGNAGPGGGPGGGWGKPPAAKPGVIPLRPLSVGEILDGAVSTMRTHWRTVLSVSLVVAVISQIGEILVQRYLIPQPAAIDPNATASEVLRQTAESTQSSLLAQAPSLIITIIGTIFVTAVLTVVISRSVLGRPVTLSEAWNEARPRLLQLLGLTLLVPLISVVLITVGILPGLLVGSAGGAVLALLGAMAAVVAIIWLMVRLSLASPALMLERQGVLTALRRSAKLVSGSWWRIFGIQSLTVLLVMFISLVIALPFSVIAMAVDGSVLDGLLSGDAPDFGWPFLIITGIGAVIATTITYPISAGVSVLLYVDQRIRREALDLELARAAGVSGDGTPRG
- the mtnA gene encoding S-methyl-5-thioribose-1-phosphate isomerase, encoding MADQHAQTPVGAGLPMLPSLRWDEPPEGPVLVLLDQTRLPVEEAELVCTDVPALVVAIRTLAVRGAPLLGIAGAYGVALAAARGFDVEDAAEQLAGARPTAVNLGYGVRRARDAHRAALALGSDPERAAAATLAEARELHREDAEASTRMAAFGLALLDELLPGGGHRILTHCNTGALVSGGEGTAFAVALSAHRAGRLRRLWVDETRPLLQGARLTAYEAARNGMAYTLLTDNAAGSLLASGEVDAVLIGADRIAADGSVANKVGSYPLAVLAKYHHVPFVVVAPTTTIDLATRDGASIEVEQRPGHEVTELTAPQVVVAGVEAGGGMPVAPLGTQAYNPAFDVTPPELVTAIVTEYGVLSPVTGDGIAELCVRSGQVAAG
- the mtrA gene encoding two-component system response regulator MtrA, with protein sequence MKGRVLVVDDDTALAEMLGIVLRGEGFEPSFVADGDKALAAFREAKPDLVLLDLMLPGRDGIEVCRLIRAESGVPIVMLTAKSDTVDVVVGLESGADDYIVKPFKPKELVARIRARLRRSEEPAPEQLTIGDLVIDVAGHSVKREGQSIALTPLEFDLLVALARKPWQVFTREVLLEQVWGYRHAADTRLVNVHVQRLRSKVEQDPERPEIVVTVRGVGYKAGPS